From one Lycium ferocissimum isolate CSIRO_LF1 chromosome 7, AGI_CSIRO_Lferr_CH_V1, whole genome shotgun sequence genomic stretch:
- the LOC132064679 gene encoding calmodulin-binding transcription activator 2 isoform X2, which translates to MADCGLDPPGFRLDITQILSEVQHRWLRPAEICEILRNYRKFHITPEAPYRPVSGSVFLFDRKVLRYFRKDGHNWRKKKDGKTVKEAHEKLKVGSIDVLHCYYAHGEEDDNFQRRCYWMLEQDLMHIVFVHYLEVKGNKVNASCIRSAHSNYLNEGSLSDSFPRGHKKLASANADSTSLASSLTEAHEEAESEDSHQACSKFHSYSDRASGMYSHLVENRDTICSSYGSPQSSVEYTSLPGTDEGGQCGFGNFASGPQRTTDLGSQEPVSQHCSNGEMICQDDLKNNLSVHGNWRYSFGDSQLQFHGQTVNQDLIADTSYDLENSFHNKNVSSNLLPVRGQSYLYPDEQEEQLTQLNLQYLNSLVEVQGDSNQENSVDMLGLGDYSTIKQPHLSSVKMEVGLKKVDSFSRWVAKELEDVQELHMQPTNQISWNAIDTEDDGSCLPSQLHVDSHSLDPSLSQEQVFSIIDFSPNWAYSNLETKVLITGRFLKSEGELVEYKWSCMFGEVEVPAEVLAEGVLRCHAPPHKPGVLPFYVTCSNRLACSEVREFEYRFGPYQEFGTANDSTTEMHLLERIENLLSLGPVSSCHSFDSMEAAKEKQSTVNKIIFMMEEENQQMIERASDSGTSQCRVKADLFLERKLKQNFYAWLVHQVTGDGRGRTVLDDEGQGVLHLVAALGYDWALKPILASGVSVDFRDMNGWTALHWAAFYGREKTVVGLVSLGASPGALTDPSAEFHLGRTPADLASANGHKGISGFLAESSLTTHLSKLTVTDAKEEIASEVSGANVGETVTERVAVTTTGDDVPDVLSLKDSLAAIRNATQAAARIHQIFRVQSFQRKQIIEHSDNGLSSDENALSIVASRASKLGKNNGIAHAAAIQIQKKFRGWNKRKEFLLIRQKIVKIQAHIRGHQVRKKYKPIIWSVGILEKVILRWRRKRSGLRGFKSEVVMNKPSTQDDSLPEDDYDFLKEGRKQTEVRMQKALSRVKSMTQYPEGRAQYRRLLTAAEGLREAKDGPSQIPEIPEDSIYPEEELFDVESLLDDDTFMSIAFE; encoded by the exons ATGGCGGATTGTGGATTGGATCCTCCTGGATTTCGATTAG ACATAACACAGATATTATCAGAAGTACAACATCGTTGGCTGAGACCTGCAGAGATTTGTGAAATCCTGCGAAACTATAGGAAGTTTCATATAACCCCAGAGGCTCCATACAGGCCAGTCA GTGGTTCTGTTTTTCTTTTCGATAGGAAGGTGCTAAGATACTTTAGGAAGGATGGACATAAttggaggaagaagaaggatgggaaGACAGTTAAAGAAGCTCATGAGAAGCTGAAG GTTGGAAGTATTGATGTGCTACACTGCTACTATGCCCATGGAGAAGAAGATGATAATTTTCAAAGGCGTTGCTATTGGATGCTTGAACA GGATCTCATGCACATAGTTTTTGTCCACTATTTGGAAGTCAAG GGTAACAAGGTGAATGCCAGTTGCATTAGATCAGCTCACTCAAACTATTTGAATGAAGGCTCATTGTCCGATAGTTTTCCTCGGGGTCACAAGAAACTAGCTTCAGCAAATGCTGACTCAACAAGTCTAGCAAGCTCTTTAACAGAAGCACACGAGGAAGCTGAATCAG AAGATAGTCACCAAGCGtgttctaaatttcattcatattcagaTCGAGCATCTGGAATGTACAGTCATCTGGTGGAAAATAGGGATACCATCTGTAGTTCATATGGTTCACCTCAATCTTCAG TGGAGTATACATCACTTCCTGGTACAGATGAAGGTGGACAGTGTGGTTTTGGTAATTTTGCATCTGGTCCTCAAAGAACAACTGATTTGGGATCTCAGGAACCAGTTTCTCAGCATTGTTCAAATG GCGAGATGATATGCCAAGATGATCTCAAGAACAATTTGTCAGTCCACGGAAATTGGCGG TATTCTTTTGGAGACTCTCAATTGCAGTTCCATGGACAAACTGTCAATCAGGATTTGATTGCAGATACGAGCTAtgatttggaaaatagttttcaCAACAAAAACGTATCTTCAAATCTACTTCCTGTTAGGGGGCAATCGTACTTGTATCCTGATGAGCAAGAAGAGCAACTAACACAATTGAATCTTCAATATCTGAATTCGCTTGTGGAAGTTCAAGGTGACAGCAATCAAGAGAATAGTGTTGACATGCTAGGGCTTGGAGACTATTCAACGATTAAACAGCCTCATTTGAGCAGTGTAAAAATGGAAGTAGGCCTGAAAAAAGTTGACAGCTTCTCCCGATGGGTTGCAAAAGAGCTTGAGGATGTTCAGGAGTTGCATATGCAGCCAACTAATCAAATTTCATGGAATGCTATAGATACTGAGGATGATGGTTCCTGTCTGCCCAGCCAGTTGCATGTGGATTCACATTCACTGGATCCCTCACTTTCCCAGGAGCAGGTTTTCAGCATCATTGATTTTTCACCTAATTGGGCTTATTCAAACTTGGAAACGAAG GTATTGATTACTGGAAGATTTCTTAAGAGTGAAGGCGAGCTGGTAGAGTACAAGTGGTCATGTATGTTTGGGGAAGTAGAGGTTCCTGCAGAGGTTTTAGCAGAGGGGGTACTTCGTTGTCATGCTCCCCCACACAAACCAGGAGTACTCCCTTTTTATGTGACATGTTCAAATAGATTGGCTTGTAGTGAAGTCAGAGAATTCGAATACAGATTTGGACCTTATCAGGAATTTGGTACTGCTAATGATTCTACCACTGAGATGCATCTTCTTGAACGAATTGAAAATTTATTGTCCTTGGGACCTGTTAGTAGTTGTCACAGTTTTGACAGTATGGAGGCTGCTAAGGAGAAACAAAGTacggtgaataaaatcatctttATGATGGAGGAAGAGAATCAGCAGATGATAGAGAGAGCGTCAGACTCTGGTACATCCCAATGCAGGGTGAAAGCGGATCTATTTCTTGAAAGAAAACTGAAGCAGAATTTCTATGCATGGCTGGTTCACCAAGTTACTGGTGATGGCAGAGGGCGAACTGTTCTCGATGATGAAGGTCAAGGCGTACTTCATTTGGTAGCTGCACTTGGTTATGATTGGGCCTTAAAGCCAATTTTAGCATCAGGGGTAAGTGTAGATTTTCGTGACATGAATGGATGGACTGCACTTCATTGGGCCGCATTCTATGGCAG GGAGAAGACTGTTGTTGGTCTTGTCTCTTTAGGTGCATCTCCTGGAGCACTGACAGACCCATCTGCTGAATTTCATTTGGGTAGAACCCCCGCTGATCTGGCATCTGCCAATGGACACAAGGGAATATCTGGATTTCTTGCTGAATCCTCTTTGACCACTCACCTTTCTAAGCTTACTGTAACTGACGCAAAGGAAGAGATTGCTTCAGAAGTTTCTGGAGCAAATGTTGGAGAAACAGTTACAGAGCGTGTGGCTGTTACAACTACTGGAGATGATGTGCCAGATGTACTTTCGCTTAAGGATTCTCTGGCTGCTATACGCAACGCTACTCAAGCAGCTGCTCGGATACATCAAATTTTCAGGGTTCAGTCATTTCAGAGGAAGCAAATTATTGAGCATAGCGACAATGGGTTATCATCTGATGAGAATGCTCTTTCTATTGTAGCTTCCAGAGCTTCAAAGTTGGGGAAAAATAATGGCATAGCTCATGCGGCTGCCATTCAAATCCAAAAAAAGTTCCGTGGCTGGAATAAGAGAAAAGAGTTTCTTTTAATTCGAcaaaaaattgttaaaattcAG GCTCATATAAGGGGGCATCAAGTGAGGAAGAAATATAAACCAATTATCTGGTCAGTAGGAATTCTGGAGAAGGTGATATTGCGGTGGAGACGTAAAAGAAGTGGTTTGAGGGGATTTAAATCAGAGGTGGTCATGAATAAGCCAAGCACACAAGACGACTCATTACCGGAGGATGATTATGATTTTCTGAAGGAAGGAAGAAAACAGACTGAAGTCAGGATGCAAAAAGCCCTTTCTAGGGTGAAGTCCATGACTCAATATCCTGAGGGTCGTGCTCAATATCGTAGGCTGCTTACTGCTGCTGAAGGACTTCGTGAAGCGAAG GATGGTCCATCTCAAATCCCGGAGATCCCAGAAGATAGCATCTACCCTGAAGAGGAGTTGTTTGATGTTGAAAGCCTGTTGGATGATGATACTTTCATGTCTATAGCATTTGAATAA
- the LOC132064679 gene encoding calmodulin-binding transcription activator 2 isoform X4, producing MADCGLDPPGFRLDITQILSEVQHRWLRPAEICEILRNYRKFHITPEAPYRPVSGSVFLFDRKVLRYFRKDGHNWRKKKDGKTVKEAHEKLKVGSIDVLHCYYAHGEEDDNFQRRCYWMLEQDLMHIVFVHYLEVKGNKVNASCIRSAHSNYLNEGSLSDSFPRGHKKLASANADSTSLASSLTEAHEEAESEDSHQACSKFHSYSDRASGMYSHLVENRDTICSSYGSPQSSVEYTSLPGTDEGGQCGFGNFASGPQRTTDLGSQEPVSQHCSNGEMICQDDLKNNLSVHGNWRYSFGDSQLQFHGQTVNQDLIADTSYDLENSFHNKNVSSNLLPVRGQSYLYPDEQEEQLTQLNLQYLNSLVEVQGDSNQENSVDMLGLGDYSTIKQPHLSSVKMEVGLKKVDSFSRWVAKELEDVQELHMQPTNQISWNAIDTEDDGSCLPSQLHVDSHSLDPSLSQEQVFSIIDFSPNWAYSNLETKVLITGRFLKSEGELVEYKWSCMFGEVEVPAEVLAEGVLRCHAPPHKPGVLPFYVTCSNRLACSEVREFEYRFGPYQEFGTANDSTTEMHLLERIENLLSLGPVSSCHSFDSMEAAKEKQSTVNKIIFMMEEENQQMIERASDSGTSQCRVKADLFLERKLKQNFYAWLVHQVTGDGRGRTVLDDEGQGVLHLVAALGYDWALKPILASGVSVDFRDMNGWTALHWAAFYGREKTVVGLVSLGASPGALTDPSAEFHLGRTPADLASANGHKGISGFLAESSLTTHLSKLTVTDAKEEIASEVSGANVGETVTERVAVTTTGDDVPDVLSLKDSLAAIRNATQAAARIHQIFRVQSFQRKQIIEHSDNGLSSDENALSIVASRASKLGKNNGIAHAAAIQIQKKFRGWNKRKEFLLIRQKIVKIQAHIRGHQVRKKYKPIIWSVGILEKVILRWRRKRSGLRGFKSEVVMNKPSTQDDSLPEDDYDFLKEGRKQTEVRMQKALSRVKSMTQYPEGRAQYRRLLTAAEGLREAKLLAVPCS from the exons ATGGCGGATTGTGGATTGGATCCTCCTGGATTTCGATTAG ACATAACACAGATATTATCAGAAGTACAACATCGTTGGCTGAGACCTGCAGAGATTTGTGAAATCCTGCGAAACTATAGGAAGTTTCATATAACCCCAGAGGCTCCATACAGGCCAGTCA GTGGTTCTGTTTTTCTTTTCGATAGGAAGGTGCTAAGATACTTTAGGAAGGATGGACATAAttggaggaagaagaaggatgggaaGACAGTTAAAGAAGCTCATGAGAAGCTGAAG GTTGGAAGTATTGATGTGCTACACTGCTACTATGCCCATGGAGAAGAAGATGATAATTTTCAAAGGCGTTGCTATTGGATGCTTGAACA GGATCTCATGCACATAGTTTTTGTCCACTATTTGGAAGTCAAG GGTAACAAGGTGAATGCCAGTTGCATTAGATCAGCTCACTCAAACTATTTGAATGAAGGCTCATTGTCCGATAGTTTTCCTCGGGGTCACAAGAAACTAGCTTCAGCAAATGCTGACTCAACAAGTCTAGCAAGCTCTTTAACAGAAGCACACGAGGAAGCTGAATCAG AAGATAGTCACCAAGCGtgttctaaatttcattcatattcagaTCGAGCATCTGGAATGTACAGTCATCTGGTGGAAAATAGGGATACCATCTGTAGTTCATATGGTTCACCTCAATCTTCAG TGGAGTATACATCACTTCCTGGTACAGATGAAGGTGGACAGTGTGGTTTTGGTAATTTTGCATCTGGTCCTCAAAGAACAACTGATTTGGGATCTCAGGAACCAGTTTCTCAGCATTGTTCAAATG GCGAGATGATATGCCAAGATGATCTCAAGAACAATTTGTCAGTCCACGGAAATTGGCGG TATTCTTTTGGAGACTCTCAATTGCAGTTCCATGGACAAACTGTCAATCAGGATTTGATTGCAGATACGAGCTAtgatttggaaaatagttttcaCAACAAAAACGTATCTTCAAATCTACTTCCTGTTAGGGGGCAATCGTACTTGTATCCTGATGAGCAAGAAGAGCAACTAACACAATTGAATCTTCAATATCTGAATTCGCTTGTGGAAGTTCAAGGTGACAGCAATCAAGAGAATAGTGTTGACATGCTAGGGCTTGGAGACTATTCAACGATTAAACAGCCTCATTTGAGCAGTGTAAAAATGGAAGTAGGCCTGAAAAAAGTTGACAGCTTCTCCCGATGGGTTGCAAAAGAGCTTGAGGATGTTCAGGAGTTGCATATGCAGCCAACTAATCAAATTTCATGGAATGCTATAGATACTGAGGATGATGGTTCCTGTCTGCCCAGCCAGTTGCATGTGGATTCACATTCACTGGATCCCTCACTTTCCCAGGAGCAGGTTTTCAGCATCATTGATTTTTCACCTAATTGGGCTTATTCAAACTTGGAAACGAAG GTATTGATTACTGGAAGATTTCTTAAGAGTGAAGGCGAGCTGGTAGAGTACAAGTGGTCATGTATGTTTGGGGAAGTAGAGGTTCCTGCAGAGGTTTTAGCAGAGGGGGTACTTCGTTGTCATGCTCCCCCACACAAACCAGGAGTACTCCCTTTTTATGTGACATGTTCAAATAGATTGGCTTGTAGTGAAGTCAGAGAATTCGAATACAGATTTGGACCTTATCAGGAATTTGGTACTGCTAATGATTCTACCACTGAGATGCATCTTCTTGAACGAATTGAAAATTTATTGTCCTTGGGACCTGTTAGTAGTTGTCACAGTTTTGACAGTATGGAGGCTGCTAAGGAGAAACAAAGTacggtgaataaaatcatctttATGATGGAGGAAGAGAATCAGCAGATGATAGAGAGAGCGTCAGACTCTGGTACATCCCAATGCAGGGTGAAAGCGGATCTATTTCTTGAAAGAAAACTGAAGCAGAATTTCTATGCATGGCTGGTTCACCAAGTTACTGGTGATGGCAGAGGGCGAACTGTTCTCGATGATGAAGGTCAAGGCGTACTTCATTTGGTAGCTGCACTTGGTTATGATTGGGCCTTAAAGCCAATTTTAGCATCAGGGGTAAGTGTAGATTTTCGTGACATGAATGGATGGACTGCACTTCATTGGGCCGCATTCTATGGCAG GGAGAAGACTGTTGTTGGTCTTGTCTCTTTAGGTGCATCTCCTGGAGCACTGACAGACCCATCTGCTGAATTTCATTTGGGTAGAACCCCCGCTGATCTGGCATCTGCCAATGGACACAAGGGAATATCTGGATTTCTTGCTGAATCCTCTTTGACCACTCACCTTTCTAAGCTTACTGTAACTGACGCAAAGGAAGAGATTGCTTCAGAAGTTTCTGGAGCAAATGTTGGAGAAACAGTTACAGAGCGTGTGGCTGTTACAACTACTGGAGATGATGTGCCAGATGTACTTTCGCTTAAGGATTCTCTGGCTGCTATACGCAACGCTACTCAAGCAGCTGCTCGGATACATCAAATTTTCAGGGTTCAGTCATTTCAGAGGAAGCAAATTATTGAGCATAGCGACAATGGGTTATCATCTGATGAGAATGCTCTTTCTATTGTAGCTTCCAGAGCTTCAAAGTTGGGGAAAAATAATGGCATAGCTCATGCGGCTGCCATTCAAATCCAAAAAAAGTTCCGTGGCTGGAATAAGAGAAAAGAGTTTCTTTTAATTCGAcaaaaaattgttaaaattcAG GCTCATATAAGGGGGCATCAAGTGAGGAAGAAATATAAACCAATTATCTGGTCAGTAGGAATTCTGGAGAAGGTGATATTGCGGTGGAGACGTAAAAGAAGTGGTTTGAGGGGATTTAAATCAGAGGTGGTCATGAATAAGCCAAGCACACAAGACGACTCATTACCGGAGGATGATTATGATTTTCTGAAGGAAGGAAGAAAACAGACTGAAGTCAGGATGCAAAAAGCCCTTTCTAGGGTGAAGTCCATGACTCAATATCCTGAGGGTCGTGCTCAATATCGTAGGCTGCTTACTGCTGCTGAAGGACTTCGTGAAGCGAAG TTATTGGCTGTACCTTGTTCTTGA
- the LOC132064679 gene encoding calmodulin-binding transcription activator 2 isoform X3, translated as MADCGLDPPGFRLDITQILSEVQHRWLRPAEICEILRNYRKFHITPEAPYRPVSGSVFLFDRKVLRYFRKDGHNWRKKKDGKTVKEAHEKLKVGSIDVLHCYYAHGEEDDNFQRRCYWMLEQDLMHIVFVHYLEVKGNKVNASCIRSAHSNYLNEGSLSDSFPRGHKKLASANADSTSLASSLTEAHEEAESDRASGMYSHLVENRDTICSSYGSPQSSVEYTSLPGTDEGGQCGFGNFASGPQRTTDLGSQEPVSQHCSNGEMICQDDLKNNLSVHGNWRYSFGDSQLQFHGQTVNQDLIADTSYDLENSFHNKNVSSNLLPVRGQSYLYPDEQEEQLTQLNLQYLNSLVEVQGDSNQENSVDMLGLGDYSTIKQPHLSSVKMEVGLKKVDSFSRWVAKELEDVQELHMQPTNQISWNAIDTEDDGSCLPSQLHVDSHSLDPSLSQEQVFSIIDFSPNWAYSNLETKVLITGRFLKSEGELVEYKWSCMFGEVEVPAEVLAEGVLRCHAPPHKPGVLPFYVTCSNRLACSEVREFEYRFGPYQEFGTANDSTTEMHLLERIENLLSLGPVSSCHSFDSMEAAKEKQSTVNKIIFMMEEENQQMIERASDSGTSQCRVKADLFLERKLKQNFYAWLVHQVTGDGRGRTVLDDEGQGVLHLVAALGYDWALKPILASGVSVDFRDMNGWTALHWAAFYGREKTVVGLVSLGASPGALTDPSAEFHLGRTPADLASANGHKGISGFLAESSLTTHLSKLTVTDAKEEIASEVSGANVGETVTERVAVTTTGDDVPDVLSLKDSLAAIRNATQAAARIHQIFRVQSFQRKQIIEHSDNGLSSDENALSIVASRASKLGKNNGIAHAAAIQIQKKFRGWNKRKEFLLIRQKIVKIQAHIRGHQVRKKYKPIIWSVGILEKVILRWRRKRSGLRGFKSEVVMNKPSTQDDSLPEDDYDFLKEGRKQTEVRMQKALSRVKSMTQYPEGRAQYRRLLTAAEGLREAKQDGPSQIPEIPEDSIYPEEELFDVESLLDDDTFMSIAFE; from the exons ATGGCGGATTGTGGATTGGATCCTCCTGGATTTCGATTAG ACATAACACAGATATTATCAGAAGTACAACATCGTTGGCTGAGACCTGCAGAGATTTGTGAAATCCTGCGAAACTATAGGAAGTTTCATATAACCCCAGAGGCTCCATACAGGCCAGTCA GTGGTTCTGTTTTTCTTTTCGATAGGAAGGTGCTAAGATACTTTAGGAAGGATGGACATAAttggaggaagaagaaggatgggaaGACAGTTAAAGAAGCTCATGAGAAGCTGAAG GTTGGAAGTATTGATGTGCTACACTGCTACTATGCCCATGGAGAAGAAGATGATAATTTTCAAAGGCGTTGCTATTGGATGCTTGAACA GGATCTCATGCACATAGTTTTTGTCCACTATTTGGAAGTCAAG GGTAACAAGGTGAATGCCAGTTGCATTAGATCAGCTCACTCAAACTATTTGAATGAAGGCTCATTGTCCGATAGTTTTCCTCGGGGTCACAAGAAACTAGCTTCAGCAAATGCTGACTCAACAAGTCTAGCAAGCTCTTTAACAGAAGCACACGAGGAAGCTGAATCAG aTCGAGCATCTGGAATGTACAGTCATCTGGTGGAAAATAGGGATACCATCTGTAGTTCATATGGTTCACCTCAATCTTCAG TGGAGTATACATCACTTCCTGGTACAGATGAAGGTGGACAGTGTGGTTTTGGTAATTTTGCATCTGGTCCTCAAAGAACAACTGATTTGGGATCTCAGGAACCAGTTTCTCAGCATTGTTCAAATG GCGAGATGATATGCCAAGATGATCTCAAGAACAATTTGTCAGTCCACGGAAATTGGCGG TATTCTTTTGGAGACTCTCAATTGCAGTTCCATGGACAAACTGTCAATCAGGATTTGATTGCAGATACGAGCTAtgatttggaaaatagttttcaCAACAAAAACGTATCTTCAAATCTACTTCCTGTTAGGGGGCAATCGTACTTGTATCCTGATGAGCAAGAAGAGCAACTAACACAATTGAATCTTCAATATCTGAATTCGCTTGTGGAAGTTCAAGGTGACAGCAATCAAGAGAATAGTGTTGACATGCTAGGGCTTGGAGACTATTCAACGATTAAACAGCCTCATTTGAGCAGTGTAAAAATGGAAGTAGGCCTGAAAAAAGTTGACAGCTTCTCCCGATGGGTTGCAAAAGAGCTTGAGGATGTTCAGGAGTTGCATATGCAGCCAACTAATCAAATTTCATGGAATGCTATAGATACTGAGGATGATGGTTCCTGTCTGCCCAGCCAGTTGCATGTGGATTCACATTCACTGGATCCCTCACTTTCCCAGGAGCAGGTTTTCAGCATCATTGATTTTTCACCTAATTGGGCTTATTCAAACTTGGAAACGAAG GTATTGATTACTGGAAGATTTCTTAAGAGTGAAGGCGAGCTGGTAGAGTACAAGTGGTCATGTATGTTTGGGGAAGTAGAGGTTCCTGCAGAGGTTTTAGCAGAGGGGGTACTTCGTTGTCATGCTCCCCCACACAAACCAGGAGTACTCCCTTTTTATGTGACATGTTCAAATAGATTGGCTTGTAGTGAAGTCAGAGAATTCGAATACAGATTTGGACCTTATCAGGAATTTGGTACTGCTAATGATTCTACCACTGAGATGCATCTTCTTGAACGAATTGAAAATTTATTGTCCTTGGGACCTGTTAGTAGTTGTCACAGTTTTGACAGTATGGAGGCTGCTAAGGAGAAACAAAGTacggtgaataaaatcatctttATGATGGAGGAAGAGAATCAGCAGATGATAGAGAGAGCGTCAGACTCTGGTACATCCCAATGCAGGGTGAAAGCGGATCTATTTCTTGAAAGAAAACTGAAGCAGAATTTCTATGCATGGCTGGTTCACCAAGTTACTGGTGATGGCAGAGGGCGAACTGTTCTCGATGATGAAGGTCAAGGCGTACTTCATTTGGTAGCTGCACTTGGTTATGATTGGGCCTTAAAGCCAATTTTAGCATCAGGGGTAAGTGTAGATTTTCGTGACATGAATGGATGGACTGCACTTCATTGGGCCGCATTCTATGGCAG GGAGAAGACTGTTGTTGGTCTTGTCTCTTTAGGTGCATCTCCTGGAGCACTGACAGACCCATCTGCTGAATTTCATTTGGGTAGAACCCCCGCTGATCTGGCATCTGCCAATGGACACAAGGGAATATCTGGATTTCTTGCTGAATCCTCTTTGACCACTCACCTTTCTAAGCTTACTGTAACTGACGCAAAGGAAGAGATTGCTTCAGAAGTTTCTGGAGCAAATGTTGGAGAAACAGTTACAGAGCGTGTGGCTGTTACAACTACTGGAGATGATGTGCCAGATGTACTTTCGCTTAAGGATTCTCTGGCTGCTATACGCAACGCTACTCAAGCAGCTGCTCGGATACATCAAATTTTCAGGGTTCAGTCATTTCAGAGGAAGCAAATTATTGAGCATAGCGACAATGGGTTATCATCTGATGAGAATGCTCTTTCTATTGTAGCTTCCAGAGCTTCAAAGTTGGGGAAAAATAATGGCATAGCTCATGCGGCTGCCATTCAAATCCAAAAAAAGTTCCGTGGCTGGAATAAGAGAAAAGAGTTTCTTTTAATTCGAcaaaaaattgttaaaattcAG GCTCATATAAGGGGGCATCAAGTGAGGAAGAAATATAAACCAATTATCTGGTCAGTAGGAATTCTGGAGAAGGTGATATTGCGGTGGAGACGTAAAAGAAGTGGTTTGAGGGGATTTAAATCAGAGGTGGTCATGAATAAGCCAAGCACACAAGACGACTCATTACCGGAGGATGATTATGATTTTCTGAAGGAAGGAAGAAAACAGACTGAAGTCAGGATGCAAAAAGCCCTTTCTAGGGTGAAGTCCATGACTCAATATCCTGAGGGTCGTGCTCAATATCGTAGGCTGCTTACTGCTGCTGAAGGACTTCGTGAAGCGAAG CAGGATGGTCCATCTCAAATCCCGGAGATCCCAGAAGATAGCATCTACCCTGAAGAGGAGTTGTTTGATGTTGAAAGCCTGTTGGATGATGATACTTTCATGTCTATAGCATTTGAATAA